A single Epinephelus fuscoguttatus linkage group LG13, E.fuscoguttatus.final_Chr_v1 DNA region contains:
- the dhrs12 gene encoding dehydrogenase/reductase SDR family member 12, with translation MSIYRNAVWFVKGLQEYTKNGYEAAAKHFAPADLDVNLNGRSFMVTGANSGIGKATAQEIANRGGTVHMVCRNKGRADAAKDEIVEKSKNQNIHVHIVDMSSAKQVWEFAQTFSQSNILHVLINNAGCMVNQREPTEEGLEKNFATNTLGTYILTTALIPALKKAEDPRVVTVSSGGMLTQKLNVDDLQFEKGAFDGTMAYAQNKRQQVILTERWATQHKEIHFSSMHPGWADTPAVQTSMPSFHAKMQSKLRTEAMGADTVVWLAVSAAATKQPSGLFFQDRKAVATHLPLAFSRPTLQEEEKLLAALEEFALKFKP, from the exons atgtcgATTTACAGGAACGCCGTGTGGTTTGTGAAAGGACTGCAGGAGTACACAAA GAACGGTTACGAAGCTGCAGCGAAGCATTTTGCTCCAGcagacctggatgtgaacctgAATGGGAGGTCCTTCATGGTAACAGGGGCCAACAGTGGGATAGGGAAAGCCACAGCGCAGGAAATAGCCAACAGAG GAGGAACCGTTCACATGGTGTGTCGAAACAAGGGGCGAGCCGACGCAGCCAAAGATGAAATAgtggaaaaaagtaaaaatcag AACATTCACGTCCACATTGTTGACATGTCCAGTGCAAAACAAGTGTGGGAGTTCGCCCAGACCTTCTCACAAAGCAACATCCTACATGTACTG ATTAACAATGCTGGCTGTATGGTGAACCAGAGGGAGCCGACTGAGGAGGGCTTGGAGAAGAACTTTGCCACAAATACGCTCG gTACGTACATCCTCACTACAGCGCTGATACCCGCACTGAAGAAGGCTGAAGACCCCAGAGTG GTCACCGTGTCGTCAGGCGGCATGCTCACACAGAAGCTGAACGTGGACGACCTCCAGTTTGAGAAGGGGGCGTTTGACGGCACCATGGCCTACGCTCAGAATAAA AGACAGCAGGTGATTCTGACAGAGAGGTGGGCGACGCAGCACAAAGAGATCCATTTCTCCTCCATGCACCCTGGCTGGGCTGACACACCAG CCGTCCAGACGTCCATGCCTTCTTTCCACGCTAAGATGCAGTCCAAACTGAGGACCGAGGCCATGGGGGCCGACACCGTGGTGTGGCTCGCTGTGTCTGCAGCCGCCACAAAGCAACCCAGCGGACTCTTCTTCCAGG ATCGCAAAGCCGTGGCGACACACCTGCCGCTGGCCTTCTCCCGGCCCACGctgcaggaggaagagaagcttCTGGCTGCGCTGGAGGAATTCGCCCTCAAGTTCAAACCTTAA